In Sulfitobacter sp. W027, a single window of DNA contains:
- a CDS encoding sarcosine oxidase subunit delta codes for MRIECPICGSRDRREFYYRGDAIALARPAPDASEEDWDAYLHLRDNPAGETRDLWQHEGGCGAWLVVTRDTVTHAVHAVELASDVKRAMA; via the coding sequence ATGCGGATTGAATGCCCCATTTGCGGCAGCCGGGACCGGCGGGAGTTTTATTATCGCGGCGATGCCATCGCCTTAGCGCGGCCCGCGCCCGACGCCTCGGAAGAGGATTGGGATGCTTACCTTCACCTGCGCGACAACCCGGCGGGAGAGACCCGCGACCTGTGGCAGCATGAGGGCGGTTGCGGCGCGTGGCTGGTCGTCACCCGCGATACGGTGACCCATGCGGTTCACGCCGTCGAACTGGCGTCTGATGTGAAAAGGGCCATGGCATGA